In Triticum aestivum cultivar Chinese Spring chromosome 5B, IWGSC CS RefSeq v2.1, whole genome shotgun sequence, the following proteins share a genomic window:
- the LOC123116232 gene encoding sugar transport protein 7 — MAGSMAPLGVKKERAAEYKGHMTFAVAMACIVAAIGGSIFGYDIGISGVNTMDPFLERFFPAVFRRKNLVTLNNYCKYDNQALSAFTSILYLSGQVSTLAAAPVTRNYGRRASIICGGISFLIGAALNAAAADLTTLILGRVMLGVGIGFGNQAVPLYLSEMAPAHLRGGLNMMFQLATTLGIFSANMINYGTQKIKPWGWRLSLGLVAAPALLMTVGGFLLPETPNSLIERGHVEEGRRVLELIRGTTDVDAEFTDMAEASELANTIKHPFRNILERRNRPQLVMAVCMPAFQILTGINSILFYAPVLFQSMGFGASWSLYSSMLTGAVLLFSTLISIATVDRLGRRKLLISGGILMIICQVIVAAILGVEFGSDKHLSRGCSTAVVFVICLFMLAFGWSWGPLGWTVPSEIFPLETRSAGQSITVAVNLFFTFVIAQAFLSLLCVFKYAIFIFFAGWIAVMTAFVYVFLPETKGVPIEEMVLLWSKYRFWKNIMPAMPTMPLEDGWGSGDGHGDSALAGADCNVHK, encoded by the exons ATGGCTGGCAGCATGGCTCCGCTGGGAGTGAAGAAGGAGAGGGCGGCGGAGTACAAGGGCCACATGACGTTCGCCGTCGCCATGGCGTGCATCGTCGCCGCCATCGGGGGTTCCATCTTCGGCTACGACATCGGGATCTCCG GAGTGAACACCATGGACCCGTTCCTCGAGAGGTTCttcccggcggtgttccggcgaaAGAACTTGGTGACCCTAAACAACTACTGCAAGTACGACAACCAGGCCCTCTCCGCCTTCACCTCCATCCTCTATCTCTCCGGCCAAGTCTCTACACTTGCGGCCGCGCCGGTGACAAGGAACTACGGCCGCCGTGCCAGCATTATCTGCGGCGGCATCAGCTTTCTCATCGGCGCAGCCCTTAATGCGGCGGCTGCGGACCTCACGACGTTGATCCTCGGCCGCGTCATGCTTGGCGTCGGCATCGGTTTCGGCAATCAG GCTGTGCCGCTGTACTTATCGGAGATGGCGCCGGCGCACCTCCGCGGCGGGCTGAACATGATGTTCCAGCTCGCGACGACACTTGGCATCTTCTCGGCGAACATGATCAACTACGGTACGCAGAAAATCAAGCCGTGGGGGTGGCGCCTCTCGCTCGGCCTCGTGGCAGCACCGGCGCTGTTGATGACGGtgggcgggttcctccttccggaGACGCCGAATAGCCTCATCGAGCGCGGGCACGTTGAGGAGGGCCGGCGCGTGCTGGAGCTGATCCGTGGCACCACAGACGTCGACGCTGAGTTCACGGACATGGCGGAGGCGAGTGAACTGGCCAACACCATCAAGCATCCGTTCCGGAACATCCTCGAGCGGCGCAACCGGCCGCAGCTggtgatggccgtgtgcatgccggCGTTTCAGATCCTGACGGGCATCAACTCCATCCTGTTCTACGCGCCGGTGCTGTTCCAGAGCATGGGCTTCGGCGCCAGCTGGTCCCTCTACTCGTCTATGCTCACCGGCGCCGTACTCTTGTTCTCCACGCTCATTTCAATCGCCACCGTCGACCGCCTCGGTAGGAGGAAGCTCCTCATCAGCGGCGGCATCCTAATGATCATCTGCCAGGTGATCGTGGCGGCGATACTGGGGGTGGAGTTCGGCTCAGACAAGCATCTATCGCGTGGCTGCTCGACCGCGGTGGTTTTCGTGATCTGCCTCTTCATGCTCGCGTTCGGGTGGTCGTGGGGTCCGCTAGGGTGGACGGTGCCGAGCGAGATCTTTCCGCTGGAGACGCGGTCGGCGGGGCAGAGCATCACGGTGGCCGTCAACCTCTTCTTCACCTTCGTCATCGCGCAGGCGTTCCTGTCGCTGCTATGCGTCTTCAAGTACGCCATCTTCATCTTCTTTGCCGGCTGGATCGCCGTCATGACCGCCTTCGTCTATGTCTTCCTGCCGGAGACCAAGGGCGTGCCGATCGAGGAGATGGTGCTGCTCTGGAGCAAGTATAGATTCTGGAAGAACATCATGCCGGCAATGCCGACGATGCCGCTCGAGGACGGCTGGGGATCCGGTGACGGCCATGGGGATAGTGCTCTTGCAGGAGCTGATTGCAACGTTCACAAGTGA
- the LOC123112117 gene encoding probable methyltransferase PMT2, with amino-acid sequence MAVKGGPADNRTRSTVSICIVIGLCCFFYILGAWQKSGFGKGDSIALEITKRTDCTILPNLSFDTHHSKQGSSRDLVSPVKKFKPCPDRFTDYTPCQDQNRAMKFPRENMNYRERHCPPQKEKLHCLVPPPKGYVAPFPWPKSRDYVPFANCPYKSLTVEKAIQNWVQYEGNVFRFPGGGTQFPQGADKYIDQLASVIPIANGTVRTALDTGCGVASWGAYLLKRNVLAMSFAPRDSHEAQVQFALERGVPAVIGVLGTIKLPYPSRAFDMAHCSRCLIPWGMNDGLYMMEVDRVLRPGGYWVLSGPPINWKANYKGWQRTKEDLEAEQNKIEEMAKLLCWEKVSEKGETAIWRKRVNTESCPSRLEESTVQMCESTNADDVWYKKMKACVTPLPDVENPSEVAGGAIEPFPSRLNAIPPRISNGLIPGVSSQAYQKDNKMWKKHVKAYSNVNKYLLTGRYRNIMDMNAGFGGFAAAIESPKSWVMNVVPTIAKIATLGAVYERGLIGIYHDWCEAFSTYPRTYDLIHASGLFTLYSNKCSMEDILLEMDRILRPEGAVIMRDDVDVLTKVNKLARGMRWNTKLVDHEDGPLVREKILYAVKQYWVGGNQTAAS; translated from the exons CCTCAGCTTCGACACACACCATTCTAAACAAGGCAGCTCCCGCGATCTGGTTTCGCCGGTGAAGAAGTTTAAGCCATGCCCGGACCGCTTCACAGACTATACACCTTGCCAAGATCAAAACAGAGCTATGAAATTTCCTCGGGAGAACATGAATTACAGAGAGCGGCATTGCCCACCGCAGAAAGAAAAGTTGCACTGCCTGGTACCACCGCCTAAGGGATATGTTGCTCCATTCCCATGGCCCAAAAGTCGGGACTATGTTCCTTTCGCGAATTGTCCCTATAAGAGCTTGACTGTCGAGAAAGCCATACAGAACTGGGTGCAGTATGAGGGCAACGTTTTCAGATTCCCTGGTGGAGGGACTCAGTTCCCTCAAGGTGCTGATAAGTACATTGATCAATTGGCATCAGTTATACCGATTGCCAACGGAACCGTCAGGACTGCATTGGACACTGGTTGCGGG GTGGCTAGTTGGGGAGCTTACTTGTTAAAGAGGAATGTTTTAGCCATGTCGTTTGCACCCAGAGATTCACACGAAGCCCAAGTACAGTTTGCTCTGGAGAGAGGTGTCCCAGCTGTTATTGGTGTTCTTGGCACAATTAAACTCCCTTATCCATCAAGAGCCTTTGATATGGCTCATTGTTCTAGGTGCTTGATTCCATGGGGAATGAATG ATGGACTCTATATGATGGAAGTTGATAGGGTTCTAAGACCTGGTGGATACTGGGTGCTGTCAGGTCCTCCAATTAACTGGAAGGCGAACTACAAGGGTTGGCAACGTACAAAGGAGGATCTTGAGGCAGAGCAGAACAAGATAGAGGAAATGGCTAAGCTTCTATGTTGGGAGAAAGTCTCGGAGAAGGGTGAGACGGCAATATGGAGGAAAAGAGTAAATACTGAGTCCTGTCCTTCTAGGCTAGAAGAATCAACTGTGCAGATGTGTGAATCAACAAATGCAGATGATGTCTG GTACAAGAAGATGAAGGCATGTGTTACACCTCTTCCTGATGTAGAAAATCCAAGTGAAGTTGCCGGAGGAGCAATCGAGCCCTTCCCAAGCAGGCTCAACGCAATTCCTCCAAGAATTTCTAATGGGTTAATTCCAGGGGTTTCATCTCAGGCATATCAGAAAGACAACAAAATGTGGAAGAAGCATGTGAAGGCTTATAGCAATGTGAACAAGTATCTACTTACTGGTAGGTACAGAAACATCATGGACATGAATGCAGGTTTTGGGGGTTTTGCTGCGGCGATTGAGTCCCCAAAATCTTGGGTGATGAATGTGGTGCCAACCATTGCAAAGATTGCAACCCTGGGGGCTGTTTATGAGCGAGGATTGATTGGCATTTACCATGACTG GTGTGAAGCTTTCTCTACTTATCCAAGAACCTATGATCTTATCCACGCTAGTGGCCTTTTCACCTTGTATAGCAATAA GTGCAGCATGGAAGACATCCTCCTTGAGATGGACCGCATCTTGAGGCCTGAAGGCGCTGTTATAATGCGTGACGATGTCGATGTCTTGACAAAGGTGAACAAACTCGCTCGGGGCATGAGATGGAACACGAAGCTAGTTGACCACGAGGACGGCCCTCTAGTGCGCGAGAAGATCTTGTATGCTGTGAAGCAGTATTGGGTTGGCGGAAACCAGACGGCCGCATCGTGA